The genomic segment aaaagtttatttaccCTCCTTTTCGGTTTACAGGTGATCGATTCCTTTAGTTTTTAGAAAttcagttttgatatcaaagttTATATCCCtcattttcagttctttttttttttgttagaggaAAGAGAGAGGGTCGTTCGAATCTGGTGAAGAGAAAGAAGGTGGTTGTTGATCACAATTTCGGCCACCAAAATGGTTGAAACTAGTGTCAATGAGTTTCGTTTAATTAGGAAAGTTTcacctaggtttttttttttggttttttgagctttttttttttgaagtcatGAATATGTTTATCAAGGTGTTTAAggtgtttttaaaagtttggagtgaaaatgagttgaaaaatgagtttttaaataaaaaaacaacacccTGTTTTTTTGGTGACCTCATCGCTGGATTCTGTACAAAACAAATTACGCGTTGTTTGTCATcgtattgaaaaaacaaaatcaaggcaaacccattaagaaattaaaaaaattataaagctaggCTCGGGAGAGCAGGTTGGGCTGGGCTGGAAAGCCCACATGTATGGGTTGGTTTTTTGGCCTAGTGTGCCTGggctcctttttttctttcaagttttgttgttttatttttgggttaaaaaattgtaaaataaattattgaatccAATTGAGTTTATGAACCGGATAGCAGGTTTAATGGATTCATCAGTAACATTcgagttataaatttttttctttttattgtttaataccTTTATCTAtcccttgattttaaaaaatttaatttcacctatcgatgtttttttttatttagctcaaaactaaaaataaaataatacaatttcatccttttttttatcaatgatcTGCTCATGCTATCTCAACTACACGCGTCTAAcacaatttctttcctttttctaaaacaaaatgcatcatacaaaaaaattctCGTGCGCTTTAGCGTCatgtaattaaatgaaaaataatctcttgtataaaaaatttattgaattcaatAACGTGCATGACTTGCATCACAAGTTTACTTGGTTGACTCGAGCTCacttaggtttttattttttttagttaaatgctattttttatcattttcaaactTCAACATTGAGCTAATTGAGATTTGAGTTTTTCACTATCTTTTTCAAGATTATCCCCACAACTCTTGCATGTTAATCCAAtgtgttttcattttaatattaaataaaaatattgttcaatACTTGggtaaaatctatttttttagaagaCACGTTACCAATGCTTAGTTTTTTCTATtgcattttaatgttttttgctCCTACCCATCGCGTAGGGCAAGGTAATAgactaataaaatactaaaatataagGTGAGTAAGAATATGTAAAAAATCTGAAAGATTCTTAGTTTAAACTTTTCTCCCACccataaaagaattttaaaagctaaaaagttaaaaaattaattcctattattattaatcattgATTAATcaccataaatcatgaattaaatctaaaaaactcaagagttaattaattgaaaaaaccaaaattatttaaaattaatttttcattcatccataatttttttatttaaacaaaaattcaaacaaaagtaTCATGTCTCAAAATCCCGCAGCTGTTTTTTTACATGCCATCTATATATATTCATAGTTCACTATTtttggagagagaaaaaaacgtTGGAAACAAGGCACAGCGGCTAGCTGCAGGTTATTCTAAACTTAGATTTGTACACCATGAAGAATGATTTCCATATATTCTTTTATAAGCCAGCCCGTAACTAGGACGAGAAATATGGAGACAGTGTTATATTAGAACTTGTACATAACTGTTTTGACATACTATAGTGAGATAAGAAAAATATCCTTAAGAAAATACCACAAAATTCCCAGGTCAGGTAGTCTGGTGAGATCTGGCATTGAAGAGAGTCTTCGAATCAAATAGTCCCATAAATGgttttctgttttaattttgatgCATTCTTGTGCAATCTACAAAAGCACCCATCATCTCGTGAAAGTAAATCCTAAGCTCATCTTTTCTGAAAGTTGAGGAATTTTACGGAGAGGGCAAAGACAGTAAAGAAGAGGAGACAAAATCCAACAAGTGCCGCTATCGACGCTCCGATCATATTGGGACCATAGCCAAAAGTAACCTCCAAATACTTTTTCACAGTGCCTTCAAATCCTGGTCCTACAATTATTGTTTCCACATCACCTAGCTGAGAACAGATTACACCCCGCAGAGTCCATGCAATGGGGCAGATGTAGTAGAACCAGATCCACCATCCCGGAATACTCTGAAACATGGCAAGACAATAACCATAGAAGTTGCTTAGACGGGAAACAAATTAAGGGAAAGATTTTCTCCTCATGTATGTGAAGTCAAATTATTTCCAAGTCCCTTTAACTATCTTACCTTTCTATCCAATACATTTCACTTTGGAGATGTTATATAAGTGGTCTTgggaaaatcaaaaaaattatttggtctTGGGGAAGAAATCGAAATTAAGCTGTTTATCTTATCAAGGAAAGAATTGAATTAGTTCTGTCAACAGATTCAGCCAAAAACAGCTAGATATGTTTTTGAAACTCGAAAGAGCACAGAATTAGTCTGTTTGATTGATTATAAGAAAAACTGAAAGAATGGCTATGGATTTATCTGTGTTAGCACTACTTCACCTAGTTATTAATATCATTAGGAACTAGGAAGATGAACAGCAAGTTAAGGCTGCTAGTGTTTTGATGCACTGTTTTATTTGAAGTTTGAACACTACTTACCGGTTGTGGGACAAGAAATCCCGAAAGGAGATTCCACAGAGAGTAAAATGCAGAAGAGATGACGGCAGCCAAGTGTTGAGAAGGTGTGAGACCAACAGCCATCATACCGTAAAAAGTAAAGTAGGTGAAAGTGAGGAACATGAAcaccaaaaatagaaagaatttcCCTGCATTGAACAAGAATCGTTCACATACATGAATTGCATCTGAATAAATTTCCGACATCTAGTCACATATTTGAAAGGCTCAAGGTACATGGCAAAGCAGTATAATTAGGAGAGAAAATGTTGAAATCCTACATCATGGAAATCAGAATGCATAACTTGTATTCAATCAGATATAGAGTAATAGATCGAATtcgatgaaaaagaaaagagaacagaGTCATCATTAGTAAAGGGAAGCAGTTATTTATTGCTATACAAAGGAAGTAGCTCATAATGGAAACTTAGAATCTCACCTGCCGTCCTCTCAAAATCAACCATGAAATATGTGATGACGCCGTATAAAATTGTTTGAACCAGAATGTATGGTATCTCTACAAGGCCCTGTTTAGAAGAACATATattgaattattaattattcatcAACTGCTCTTTCCAAAAGAAGCGGTGATTTCTTCAGCATTGACAGTCACCTGGGCTACTGCATAGGATAATGGAGAGTACATTCCGGCCGCTTTCTCTCTATAGAAAACAGTTCTCTCAATTGAAACTACTGGTTGTACTGAAGAAGCATTATTGACCCCAAGAAACATGCATGAAGAATATAGTGCTCCCATAACCACGGACAAAGCTTGAGTAGAGTCCCTATCAAAAGTGTCAAGATTGAGTGATTTAACAACATTCAGAGAATTTCAACGAAAGGGAAATGAGACATCTTGATTGTGAAAAATACTTGCATAAGAAACACCAGCAGATGCACAAGTAAACAAATAGAAGCACAACGgtcctctttgttttctttttctatttttttcccgGCCTTCGCTTTCTTTTGAATTCTCTCGTGGTATAGAGATAGAAAATGCAGTAAACATTGgttaaattatctaaaattacAAGTTATCTAGAATTTAATCTACGGTTTTGTATCCAAATACTAAAATTATTTGTACCAAAAGcatgctaaaaaatatttaaaatgggCTGATATGTGTcatatgtttaaattttatcatatgGAGATTGCTTACAAAGAATATTTTTTGTAGTTTCGAGCTTACGTTTCATTTAATATGTCAAACCAGTAATCAACTAAAAAgggtaaataataaaaagaataagataacACATAACTTTGTTGATCACAACAATGTATATCCATATTTCGACAACTGCGCCCAGATGTGATATATAAGGATAGGAATTTACCTTTTTGAACCAATATTCCAGAATACCGAGCCTAATATCAATGCAGCTATTACAGTAAAGCATAACCTCACACCATTGTATTGTGGACTTCTCCAGTATACAAGATTTTGTTTCCAAAGGCAAATATAAAACTGAGACAGTGCATCTCGAGCATATGTCGATTCAAACTTCAGAGGCTCTGAGCCAGCAGGAGGAGAACTGAGATGCAGAATTGAAGCTTCCACCTCCCTGaagcaataaaacaaaatggtCCACTCATTCAGATTAATGCTCTCGGTAGATGAACAAGAGAATATTTTGCAAGATCATTCTTGCAGTTAAACAAGACCTCAATTAGAATACCTGTATTGACTAGATTTTCTGTATAATTCAGCAAAATCTTCACCAACTCTCTCTTCAACAGTAGGTGTAGTAACCTCAAGCATCCAAGTTGCTGGATTGTAACCATCAGGACATGGAGGGACTCCTTTAATTCcctgaacaagaaaaaaagaaggaacgTGCGGACTACAGAATCAGCATGGTTCCCTTGAAcgttatgaaattaaaaaagaatgtgtGCAGATGACAAGGAAGTCCAAGTAATGATtacttcttctccttttttgtcTTCAAACAACAGAGCATGTAGCATCAAGTATAATGATAAAGTTAAAACAGGAAGGCCTAACTGATTGAAGCTTGGCTCTAATTAAGAAAGCTAAGCCATGGCCCTTGAATTCACGCTAGTATAAAAGACTCTTCAGAAGAAGCACATAAATCAGAAATATAAGGTTACATGGATAGAATAATGCAATGTTACCTGAAAATAGTCTATCATAATCTTCGAGTGAACTCCAAGTTTCCCCCCATATATAACCCGACCACCTCGTTTCATGAGAAGTAGCTGTGCATGCATCAGATcccaaatgatttaaaattaaatagaaactAACTTCAAGTGCCAGTTCTCAAACTTTTTTAAGTGCAGAGAAAAAGCATAACAAACCTCATCAAATGCTTCAAAAATATCAATACTGGGTTGATGGATGGTGCAAACCACAGTTCTTCCAGTATCAACTGTATTACGAACAGTTCGCATCACGATAGCTGCTGCTCGTGCATCAAGTCCAGATGTGGgttcatccataaaaataatgGAAGGATTTGCAACAAGCTCCACTGCGATTGTTAATCGCTTCCTCTGCTCTGTTGATAACCCACTACTCCCTGGCAAACCAACCAAAGCTTGCCTCAGAGTATCAAGCTCTACTAACCTCATCACTTCTTCAACAAACTCCTGAAGTacatttttggaaaaaaagcatcaaaaatACAGTcaagacaaataaacaaaaagcatGTGTGAATTTGCATCTGTGCGTTATTCTGCTCACCACTCTTTGTTCTTTGCTAACTTCTTTTGGGAGCCGGAGACTAGAAGAAAACAAGAGAGACTCCTCAATTGTAAGTTGAGGAGAATGTATATCGTTTTGCTCAACATAGCCCGAGATTCTGGCAAATGTGCGTTGCTCTTTTGGGTAACCTGATATCTTGATATCTCCTTCTATATATCCACCAGTTTTCCTTCCAGCTAATACATCCATCAGAGTAGTCTTCCCTGCTCCACTAGACCCAACTAACGCAGTCAGGACACCTGGTGAGAACACTCCACTCACGTTTGACAATAGCTGCAGCTTCTTTTCTGTTATACCTTGTTTACTCATTTCCTATGAATTCCAAACGACATTTTTTTGGCAATATCAGCTAAGTTTGTGCAAAAAGTCAAGGCAACCTAAACCCGTCAGACAAACAAACCTTGGGCATATCAACAAAGTAATTGACATTATGGAATGTCATTGTCAATGGTTGAAAAGGAAGAATCATTCCCTTGTTTTTACTGCCTTCATTCAATGATGATCGATTCATTCCAAACTCCTGAGCCCTTGCTGCGCAAAGATTCTTTAGCATGTAAGTAGCAATGCACATATATCAACTCATTGTGCAACATTAAAATGACTTACCATCATTCCCATCAGAATTTTCTTGTGTTACATCAGCTGGAGCCACTGTCCTGGCCTTTGTAAGAGCTGTGATCAACCAACACATGGTATTTATTACTAATATTACATGCCAACAAAGAAGCAGACCGAGTTTCTCATGTATCTAATTGgcataagaatttttttcaaacttacgATTGAGGTAGGTCAAGGCCCATGTCACAATTATGTTGAAAAGTAATGCATAAAGCAACAAAACACCAACTCCAATCCAATACCAATAATCACTAGAAGGTAAACTGTGTTGATAGAGAATGTTGTTTCCAACTGTATTGTTCCCAAAAGATGATTTCTGAATATAGTTTCATGGAAATGTTAGTACTAATTAAAGGAAACAGACAACAGAAAAAACAGATTTTGGAATCCAAAAGAGCAGACCTTTATCCACCTCTCGGCACCAAATTCATTGACAGAAATTGCACGCTGTCCATAGGTTAATGGTGACAACCAATAGCCCCAAATCCACCACGGCTTAATCATTGCTGgaacaagaaattaaatcacAAATTCGAAAGCAACTTTGAAAAATCGGTTGTGCATTTGGGAttataaattcatcaaaatacCTTTTGGGATGATAAATCCACCCAACAAAAATATAGCCAATAGAGCAGCTGACCCGAATGTATTGGCAACAACCAGATCTCGTGCAATTGAACCCATTGTCCGAAAGAGACCGAGTGCCATTTGGTGTATTGAAAAGAGTAAGAGCATAAAACGAAAGAACCTGAAACACATTTTAAGAATTTATGAATAAAGAAGGACCCGAAGACTAAAACATCGTATACACAAGTAAACTGGCATTACCTCCCAGCCCCGGGAGCAAAACCAACTGTGTAGTATACAACACAAGACCATACAACAGCTTCAACGATGGAGTAAGGTAGGCGCAGAATAAAACTAGCAACGGACCACACCCATGCAGGATGGAAGAGATTATCTCGTTGTTTGTAAAACACTGGTAGTCGAAATATCAAAAGTGATAGTTCGGAGAAGCCATTAAACATCATATGCACCAGCCCAAAAAATAGGCAGGAGAGGTAAAGGTTCCCATTCATCTCGTCAGTGGGATGTAATCTTGTCCGCAAGAACAATGTGCAAGTGACAAACCCAACAAATGCGACCTTTCAACATACATAGCAGagatataaaaaagaacagaaaatttGATACACAAATAAGATGCATCGCAGACTATACATATTGACAAACAGGATGTATATCTTCCGGTGAAAATAGAAAATCTCAGAATGAAGCAGCCAGCAATAACTGATTGCAGCTTATTTGAAATGAAATGTACTGCTGCATCATTTGCCAATTacaatctaaattttaaaaatatcaatcacATATGCAATTAACAGTAGATGGGCTATATTTTAGGCATACTGTGATACATCATATGTCAATTACAATGAAAAAGCTGAAAGACACCATAATTAAGCTCAAGATAAACAATACCTGGCA from the Populus nigra chromosome 1, ddPopNigr1.1, whole genome shotgun sequence genome contains:
- the LOC133701030 gene encoding ABC transporter G family member 31, producing MAAASNGSEFFELDIDPVRESFSRPSNAEALEEDEDELVWEAISRLPSNKRGNFAVMRKSPSEYDRSGGYGEREEMIDVRRLDRHKRELVVKKALATNAQDNYKLLSAIKERLDRVGIEVPKVEVRFENLNISAKVQTGSRALPTLINVARDLGEGLLTKLGLFRAKRFPLTILNDISGTVKPGRMTLLLGPPGSGKSTLLLALAGKLAKNLKKSGNITYNGQKFDDFYVQRTSAYISQTDNHIAELTVRETLDFAACWQGASEGFGGYMEDLVRLEKERNVRPNPEVDAFMKASSVGGKKHSISTDYVLKVLGLDVCSETVVGNDMLRGVSGGQRKRVTTGEMIVGPRKTLFMDEISTGLDSSTTYQIVKCIGNFVHLMEATVLMALLQPAPETFDLFDDLVLLSEGYVVYQGPRAEVLEFFESLGFKLPPRKGVADFLQEVTSKKDQAQYWADQSKPYVFLPTSEIAKAFKNSKYGKNVDSELSVPFDKSKSHVSALSKTKYAVSRWELFKTCFSREVLLISRHRFLYIFRTCQVAFVGFVTCTLFLRTRLHPTDEMNGNLYLSCLFFGLVHMMFNGFSELSLLIFRLPVFYKQRDNLFHPAWVWSVASFILRLPYSIVEAVVWSCVVYYTVGFAPGAGRFFRFMLLLFSIHQMALGLFRTMGSIARDLVVANTFGSAALLAIFLLGGFIIPKAMIKPWWIWGYWLSPLTYGQRAISVNEFGAERWIKKSSFGNNTVGNNILYQHSLPSSDYWYWIGVGVLLLYALLFNIIVTWALTYLNPLTKARTVAPADVTQENSDGNDARAQEFGMNRSSLNEGSKNKGMILPFQPLTMTFHNVNYFVDMPKEMSKQGITEKKLQLLSNVSGVFSPGVLTALVGSSGAGKTTLMDVLAGRKTGGYIEGDIKISGYPKEQRTFARISGYVEQNDIHSPQLTIEESLLFSSSLRLPKEVSKEQRVEFVEEVMRLVELDTLRQALVGLPGSSGLSTEQRKRLTIAVELVANPSIIFMDEPTSGLDARAAAIVMRTVRNTVDTGRTVVCTIHQPSIDIFEAFDELLLMKRGGRVIYGGKLGVHSKIMIDYFQGIKGVPPCPDGYNPATWMLEVTTPTVEERVGEDFAELYRKSSQYREVEASILHLSSPPAGSEPLKFESTYARDALSQFYICLWKQNLVYWRSPQYNGVRLCFTVIAALILGSVFWNIGSKRDSTQALSVVMGALYSSCMFLGVNNASSVQPVVSIERTVFYREKAAGMYSPLSYAVAQGLVEIPYILVQTILYGVITYFMVDFERTAGKFFLFLVFMFLTFTYFTFYGMMAVGLTPSQHLAAVISSAFYSLWNLLSGFLVPQPSIPGWWIWFYYICPIAWTLRGVICSQLGDVETIIVGPGFEGTVKKYLEVTFGYGPNMIGASIAALVGFCLLFFTVFALSVKFLNFQKR